A single region of the Massilia sp. erpn genome encodes:
- a CDS encoding diguanylate cyclase, translated as MKQASWPPAETAADATLNQLLSEFRNPAMEQAFLRHHLRLSQRQLRMTFYFCAFFYLAFVLSDVAWLGYSGRTLMLFCARIGVVTCALFGLLAIRLRPNSVKLTRAVATLVELAGTAVFLLIVAFRPSEFAGHAISMTIVIMVLYVYVPNRLLHAAAIALPATLVFVLMARHRQEIQALGLLTMGLLLLLANLLGYVTARRYQLLWREEFRTQTELKIQSLRDPLTGCFNRRHLHEQLMENEIMRAQRYRLSLAVIMCDLDHFKRVNDEYGHAAGDAVLQSFSRLLLAMTRENVDSVVRYGGEEFLLILPETGLEGATLLAERLRRRFEESSVRFEGHQLRATASFGVVTADFADGAQALRPEESSQYSLIAKADELLYAAKNGGRNQVRAQALT; from the coding sequence ATGAAACAGGCGAGCTGGCCACCCGCCGAAACCGCCGCGGACGCCACGCTGAACCAGCTATTGAGCGAATTCCGCAATCCGGCCATGGAACAGGCTTTCCTGCGCCACCACCTGCGCCTGAGCCAGCGCCAGCTGCGCATGACGTTTTATTTCTGCGCCTTCTTCTACCTGGCCTTCGTGCTGTCGGACGTGGCCTGGCTCGGCTACAGCGGACGCACCCTGATGCTGTTCTGCGCCCGCATCGGCGTCGTCACCTGCGCCCTGTTCGGCCTGCTCGCCATCCGCCTGCGGCCCAATTCCGTGAAATTGACGCGCGCCGTCGCCACCCTGGTCGAACTGGCCGGCACCGCCGTCTTCCTGCTGATCGTCGCCTTCCGGCCTTCGGAATTCGCGGGCCACGCCATTTCCATGACCATCGTCATCATGGTGCTGTATGTCTACGTGCCGAACCGCCTGCTGCATGCGGCTGCCATCGCCCTGCCCGCCACCCTGGTCTTCGTGCTGATGGCGCGCCACCGGCAGGAAATCCAGGCACTCGGCCTGCTCACCATGGGCTTGCTCCTGCTGCTGGCCAATCTGCTCGGCTATGTGACGGCGCGCCGCTACCAGCTGCTGTGGCGCGAGGAATTCCGCACCCAGACCGAACTCAAGATCCAGTCGCTGCGCGATCCCCTGACCGGCTGCTTCAACCGCCGCCACCTGCACGAGCAGCTGATGGAGAACGAAATCATGCGCGCCCAGCGCTACCGCCTGAGCCTGGCCGTCATCATGTGCGACCTCGACCATTTCAAGCGCGTCAACGACGAATATGGCCACGCGGCGGGCGACGCCGTGCTGCAATCCTTCTCGCGCCTGCTGTTGGCCATGACACGCGAGAATGTCGACAGCGTGGTGCGCTACGGCGGCGAGGAATTCCTGCTGATCCTGCCCGAAACCGGGCTGGAGGGCGCCACCCTGCTGGCCGAGCGCCTGCGCCGCCGCTTCGAGGAAAGCTCGGTGCGCTTCGAAGGCCATCAGCTGCGGGCCACCGCCAGCTTCGGCGTGGTGACGGCCGACTTCGCCGACGGCGCCCAGGCGCTGCGGCCGGAAGAGAGCAGCCAGTACAGCCTGATCGCCAAGGCCGACGAATTGCTGTACGCTGCGAAGAATGGCGGCCGCAACCAAGTGCGGGCGCAAGCCCTGACCTGA
- a CDS encoding phasin family protein, whose protein sequence is MFQNPEQFASATKTLFEFQLDTFNSLTSKAVQALEQVAALNLATARSNVENTLATGRELSEAKDPKAVLAVAASKVQPGVADAAAYNQQLSQIIAEIQSEFARAAEAHMAEAKSSLSALIYDVTKNVRPGSENAVQIVKQAIDNAFKGYEQVTTATREAVSTFEEQLARASASVAEHSQTRH, encoded by the coding sequence ATGTTTCAAAATCCCGAGCAATTCGCCTCCGCCACCAAGACCCTGTTCGAGTTTCAGCTCGACACCTTCAACAGCCTGACCAGCAAGGCCGTACAGGCGCTGGAACAGGTCGCGGCCCTGAACCTGGCCACCGCCCGCTCGAATGTGGAAAACACCCTGGCCACCGGCCGCGAGCTGAGCGAAGCGAAAGACCCGAAAGCGGTGCTGGCCGTGGCGGCCTCCAAAGTCCAGCCGGGCGTGGCCGATGCCGCCGCCTATAACCAGCAGCTGAGCCAGATCATCGCCGAGATCCAGTCCGAGTTTGCGCGCGCCGCCGAAGCCCATATGGCCGAAGCCAAGTCCAGCTTGAGCGCCCTGATCTACGACGTCACCAAGAATGTGCGTCCCGGTTCGGAAAACGCAGTACAGATCGTCAAACAAGCGATCGACAATGCCTTCAAGGGTTATGAGCAGGTGACCACAGCCACGCGTGAAGCCGTCAGCACCTTCGAGGAACAGCTGGCGCGCGCTTCCGCCAGCGTGGCCGAGCACTCGCAGACCCGCCACTGA
- a CDS encoding VRR-NUC domain-containing protein, translating to MIRVLENEFYYLDNFHQVLQWIAERYSDLLTDEESAFLSSFPTLPQASRALFVRMVMRKGELFRASKLVYGEIGCALEACRPLCEQGWVEADPELSLDELFELLQKPEIGRIFQLAPHERQARKAEQLAALRERHAGRHRFSAWDGHAGDQVYRIVAKPLCDRLRLIFFGNFHQGWSEFVLSDLGVYRYEKVEFAPAARGFRSRRDIDAYLALYQCRERFLDGEPPLELMASLAPLESDNEWLHSRRHKLLFQMGQQLEKLRDWPGALSIYRATPYPGARARAIRVLEKDGQFGAAYALLQQAEVTPESEAERQSLLRMGPRLRRQLGHARSAAPKPAPPLRLDLNLPPPQEDGWHVEGVVRDHLWRAEAPVYYVENTLINSLFGLLFWDAIFCAVPGAFFHPFHRGPADLHSADFQQRRAAQFAACFARLDDGSYREAIRARLAEKQGIQSPFVYWEILDQELLELALRCIPAAHLRKCFERMLLDLKANRSGFPDLIQFWPEERRYNMIEVKGPGDRLQDNQLRWIDYCAQHQMPISVCYLQWAA from the coding sequence ATGATCCGAGTTCTGGAAAACGAATTTTATTACCTGGACAACTTCCACCAGGTGCTGCAGTGGATCGCCGAACGCTATAGTGACTTGCTGACCGACGAGGAAAGCGCCTTCCTGTCCAGTTTCCCCACCCTGCCCCAGGCCTCGCGCGCCCTGTTCGTGCGCATGGTCATGCGCAAGGGCGAATTATTCCGTGCCTCCAAGCTGGTCTATGGCGAAATCGGTTGCGCCCTGGAAGCGTGCCGCCCGCTGTGCGAGCAGGGCTGGGTTGAGGCCGATCCCGAACTGTCCCTGGACGAATTGTTCGAGCTGCTGCAAAAGCCCGAGATCGGCCGGATTTTCCAGCTCGCGCCCCACGAACGCCAGGCGCGCAAGGCCGAACAGCTGGCAGCCTTGCGCGAACGGCATGCGGGCCGCCACCGCTTCTCGGCCTGGGACGGGCATGCCGGCGACCAGGTCTACCGCATCGTCGCCAAGCCCCTGTGCGACCGCCTGCGTCTTATCTTCTTTGGCAATTTCCACCAGGGCTGGTCGGAATTCGTGCTGTCCGACCTGGGCGTCTACCGCTACGAGAAAGTGGAATTCGCGCCGGCCGCGCGCGGCTTTCGCAGCCGGCGCGACATCGACGCCTACCTGGCCCTATACCAGTGCCGTGAACGTTTCCTGGACGGCGAGCCGCCGCTGGAGCTGATGGCCAGCCTGGCGCCGCTGGAATCGGACAATGAATGGCTGCATAGCCGCCGCCACAAGCTGCTGTTCCAGATGGGCCAGCAGCTCGAGAAGCTGCGCGACTGGCCCGGCGCGCTGAGCATCTACCGCGCCACACCCTACCCCGGCGCCCGCGCCCGCGCCATCCGCGTGCTGGAAAAGGATGGCCAGTTCGGCGCCGCCTACGCCCTCTTGCAACAGGCCGAGGTCACGCCGGAAAGCGAGGCGGAACGCCAGTCCCTGCTGCGCATGGGACCGCGCCTGCGGCGCCAGCTCGGGCATGCGCGCAGCGCCGCGCCCAAGCCGGCGCCGCCACTGCGCCTGGACCTGAACCTGCCGCCGCCGCAGGAAGACGGCTGGCATGTGGAAGGCGTGGTGCGCGACCATTTGTGGCGCGCGGAAGCCCCGGTCTACTATGTGGAAAACACCCTGATCAATTCCCTGTTTGGGCTGCTGTTCTGGGACGCCATCTTCTGCGCCGTGCCGGGCGCCTTCTTCCACCCCTTCCATCGCGGCCCGGCCGACCTGCACAGCGCCGACTTCCAGCAGCGCCGCGCCGCCCAGTTTGCGGCCTGCTTCGCGCGCCTGGACGACGGCAGCTACCGTGAGGCGATCCGCGCCCGCCTGGCCGAGAAACAGGGCATCCAGTCGCCCTTCGTCTACTGGGAAATCCTCGACCAGGAATTGCTGGAGCTGGCCCTGCGCTGCATCCCGGCCGCCCATCTGCGCAAATGCTTCGAGCGCATGCTGCTCGACCTCAAGGCCAACCGCAGCGGCTTCCCCGACCTGATCCAGTTCTGGCCCGAAGAGCGGCGCTACAACATGATCGAGGTGAAGGGACCCGGCGACCGTCTGCAGGATAACCAGCTGCGCTGGATCGACTACTGCGCCCAGCACCAGATGCCGATTTCGGTCTGCTACCTGCAATGGGCGGCATGA
- a CDS encoding ATP-dependent DNA helicase, producing MSYTVAVRALCEFTAKAGDLDLRFTPAPTAQEGIAGHAVVTGRRGDDYEREISLSGDFGALRVRGRADGYDPRQNQLEEIKTYRGDLAKMPANHRHLHWAQLKIYGHLLCQTRGLDQLCLTLVYFDIGSQKETLLREEMDAATLRAFWEEQCGRFLAWAEQEMAHRALRDEQLKAMRFPHGAFRPGQRQLAEAMYRSSARGCALLAQAPTGIGKSVGSLFPLLKASAEHGLDKVFFLAAKTSGRRMALDAAASITRSAPLLPLRTLELAARNTACEHPDKACHGESCPLAAGFYDRLPAARAAAVRETLLERATVREIALTHCVCPYYLQMELVRWADVVVGDYNYYFDISAMLYSLTQLNGWKVAVLADEAHNMVSRARKMYSAELDHASLRLLRKSAPEALKKPLDKVHRQWLALEKEQDAAYQGYPSLPEKFMGALQTASNAIGDYMAEHPAWFDADVLEFYFLGLHFARLAESFGEHSLFDISKGEGSRAGSVLCIRNIVPAPFLKPRFEAAHACALFSATLSPWNYFSDTLGMPDNTAWIDVESPFAAEQLAVRVAGHISTRYQHRERSLAPIARLIGEQYASQPGNYLAFFSSFDYMDKAADLFCAEYPQVPVWRQPRRMDEAEREAFLARFREDGRGIGFAVLGGSFGEGIDLPGARLIGAFIATLGLPQINPVNEQIRQRMDAIFGAGYDYTYLYPGLQKVVQAAGRVIRTTSDRGTVHLIDDRFARPEVRRLLPAWWQIA from the coding sequence ATGAGCTATACCGTCGCCGTGCGTGCGCTGTGCGAGTTCACGGCCAAGGCGGGCGATCTCGACCTGCGCTTCACGCCCGCACCCACGGCCCAGGAAGGCATAGCCGGCCACGCCGTCGTGACCGGGCGGCGCGGCGACGATTACGAGCGCGAAATCAGCCTGTCCGGCGACTTCGGCGCGCTGCGCGTGCGCGGCCGCGCCGACGGCTATGACCCGCGCCAGAACCAGCTGGAGGAAATCAAGACCTATCGCGGCGATCTGGCGAAGATGCCGGCCAACCACCGCCACCTGCACTGGGCCCAGCTCAAAATCTACGGCCACCTGCTATGCCAGACGCGCGGCCTGGACCAGCTGTGTCTGACCCTGGTGTATTTCGATATCGGCAGCCAGAAGGAAACCCTGCTGCGGGAAGAGATGGACGCCGCCACCCTGCGCGCCTTCTGGGAAGAACAGTGCGGCCGCTTCCTGGCCTGGGCCGAACAGGAAATGGCGCACCGCGCCCTGCGCGACGAACAGTTGAAGGCAATGCGCTTCCCGCATGGCGCATTCCGTCCCGGCCAGCGCCAGCTGGCCGAAGCCATGTACCGCAGCAGCGCGCGCGGCTGCGCCCTGCTGGCGCAGGCGCCGACCGGCATCGGCAAGTCGGTGGGCAGCCTGTTCCCCCTGCTCAAAGCCAGCGCCGAACATGGGTTGGACAAGGTCTTCTTCCTGGCCGCGAAAACTTCGGGGCGGCGCATGGCCCTGGACGCCGCCGCCAGCATCACGCGCAGCGCGCCGCTGCTGCCGCTGCGCACCCTGGAGCTGGCAGCCAGGAACACGGCTTGCGAGCATCCGGACAAGGCCTGCCATGGCGAATCCTGTCCGCTGGCGGCGGGCTTTTATGACCGCCTGCCCGCCGCGCGCGCCGCCGCCGTGCGCGAAACCCTGCTGGAACGCGCCACCGTGCGCGAGATCGCGCTGACCCACTGCGTCTGTCCCTACTATCTGCAAATGGAGCTGGTGCGCTGGGCCGATGTGGTGGTGGGCGACTACAACTACTATTTCGACATCAGCGCCATGCTGTACAGCCTGACGCAGCTGAACGGCTGGAAAGTGGCCGTGCTGGCCGACGAGGCCCACAATATGGTGTCGCGCGCGCGCAAGATGTATTCGGCGGAGCTGGACCACGCCAGCCTGCGCCTGCTGCGCAAGAGCGCGCCCGAAGCCTTGAAAAAGCCGCTGGACAAGGTGCACCGCCAATGGCTCGCGCTGGAGAAGGAACAGGACGCCGCCTACCAGGGCTACCCCAGCCTGCCCGAGAAATTCATGGGCGCGCTGCAAACGGCCAGCAACGCCATCGGCGACTATATGGCCGAGCATCCGGCCTGGTTCGACGCCGACGTATTGGAGTTCTACTTCCTCGGCCTGCATTTCGCGCGCCTGGCGGAGAGCTTCGGCGAGCACTCGCTCTTCGATATCAGCAAGGGCGAAGGCAGCCGCGCCGGATCGGTGCTGTGCATCCGCAATATCGTGCCAGCGCCCTTCCTAAAGCCGCGCTTCGAAGCGGCCCATGCCTGCGCCCTGTTCTCGGCCACGCTCAGCCCCTGGAATTATTTCAGCGACACCTTGGGCATGCCCGACAACACCGCCTGGATCGATGTCGAATCACCCTTCGCCGCCGAGCAGCTGGCGGTGCGCGTGGCCGGCCATATCTCGACGCGCTACCAGCACCGCGAGCGTTCGCTGGCGCCCATCGCGCGGCTCATCGGCGAACAGTACGCCAGCCAGCCGGGCAATTACCTGGCCTTCTTCAGCAGCTTCGATTATATGGACAAGGCGGCCGACCTGTTCTGCGCCGAATACCCGCAAGTGCCGGTGTGGCGCCAGCCGCGCCGCATGGACGAGGCGGAGCGCGAAGCCTTCCTGGCCCGCTTCCGCGAGGACGGCCGCGGCATCGGTTTCGCCGTGCTGGGCGGCTCCTTCGGCGAAGGCATCGACCTGCCCGGCGCGCGCCTGATCGGCGCCTTCATCGCCACACTCGGCCTGCCGCAGATCAATCCCGTCAACGAGCAGATACGCCAGCGCATGGACGCCATCTTCGGCGCCGGCTACGACTACACCTATCTGTATCCGGGTCTGCAGAAAGTGGTGCAGGCAGCCGGCCGCGTGATCCGCACCACCAGCGACCGCGGCACCGTGCACCTGATCGACGACCGCTTCGCGCGGCCGGAAGTGCGCCGGCTGCTACCCGCCTGGTGGCAGATCGCTTAA
- a CDS encoding GNAT family N-acetyltransferase: MDIKRLSADDAEAFQALRIFALREAPLSFGSSYEEEVERPLASTADFLSSVAIFGAFADGALIGTTALKREERRKEQHRAAVVGVYVHPEQRGRGVARDLARVVLAHARSLPGLRLLVLDVTETNAPAIAFYESLGFQRCGLLPEAMCVDGAYYGQVQMVCRLSDLPPGG, translated from the coding sequence ATGGATATCAAACGACTTTCTGCCGATGACGCGGAAGCCTTTCAAGCGCTGCGGATTTTCGCCTTGCGCGAGGCGCCGCTGTCCTTCGGTTCCAGCTACGAGGAAGAAGTGGAGCGGCCCTTGGCCTCGACTGCCGACTTTCTCTCCAGCGTCGCCATTTTTGGCGCTTTTGCCGACGGTGCGCTGATCGGCACAACCGCCCTGAAACGCGAAGAGCGCCGCAAGGAGCAGCATCGCGCCGCCGTGGTTGGCGTGTACGTCCACCCGGAGCAGCGCGGACGCGGCGTGGCGCGCGATCTGGCGCGGGTGGTCCTGGCGCATGCGCGCAGCCTGCCGGGCCTGCGTCTGCTGGTGCTGGATGTGACCGAGACCAATGCGCCGGCCATCGCCTTTTACGAATCGCTGGGCTTCCAGCGCTGCGGCCTGCTGCCGGAAGCCATGTGCGTCGATGGCGCGTATTACGGCCAAGTGCAGATGGTGTGCCGCTTAAGCGATCTGCCACCAGGCGGGTAG
- the gstA gene encoding glutathione transferase GstA — translation MKLYFAPDTCSLSPHIVLRELDFPFELVRVNNQSKKLADGSDFLAINPKGYVAALQLQGGEVLTEGPAILQYLADLKPEAGLAPANGSWERVRLQEWLNFITSEIHAGLALQFNAGMPPEVKEMFKQKLFKRFGHLVQALERHEYLCGPRFGVADAYLYAVLLWTRFFDIDLERWPALAAFMQRMTARPAVQAALAAESAMPAPAY, via the coding sequence ATGAAGCTGTACTTCGCCCCCGACACCTGTTCCCTGTCGCCGCATATCGTGCTGCGCGAACTGGATTTCCCGTTTGAGCTGGTGCGCGTCAATAACCAGAGCAAAAAGCTGGCCGACGGTTCCGACTTCCTGGCGATCAATCCCAAAGGCTATGTCGCCGCGCTTCAGCTGCAGGGTGGCGAGGTGCTGACCGAGGGGCCGGCCATCCTGCAGTATCTGGCCGACCTCAAGCCGGAAGCTGGCCTGGCGCCGGCGAACGGCAGCTGGGAGCGGGTGCGCCTGCAGGAGTGGCTGAACTTCATCACCAGCGAAATTCACGCCGGCCTGGCCCTGCAGTTCAATGCCGGCATGCCGCCGGAGGTGAAGGAAATGTTCAAGCAAAAGCTGTTCAAGCGCTTCGGCCATCTGGTGCAAGCCCTGGAGCGGCACGAGTATCTGTGCGGCCCGCGTTTTGGCGTGGCCGACGCCTACCTGTATGCGGTGCTGCTGTGGACCCGCTTCTTCGACATCGACCTGGAGCGCTGGCCGGCGCTGGCGGCCTTCATGCAGCGCATGACGGCGCGTCCTGCGGTGCAGGCGGCATTGGCGGCGGAAAGCGCCATGCCGGCTCCGGCTTACTGA
- a CDS encoding helix-turn-helix domain-containing protein → MKENISGCSVEEAMRLIGGRWRMLLVSFLLEGPRRFNQLRRDVPNISQRMLTLELRALEEAGLVLRTVYPEVPVRVEYSLTPDGRRLEKIVEVLQEFGLWLKARPAA, encoded by the coding sequence ATGAAAGAGAATATTTCCGGCTGTTCGGTGGAAGAAGCGATGCGCCTGATCGGCGGCCGCTGGCGCATGCTGCTGGTGTCTTTTCTGCTGGAAGGGCCGCGCCGCTTCAACCAGCTGCGGCGCGATGTGCCGAATATTTCGCAGCGCATGCTGACGCTGGAATTGCGCGCGCTGGAAGAGGCGGGCCTGGTCCTGCGCACCGTCTATCCCGAAGTGCCGGTGCGTGTCGAGTACAGCCTGACGCCGGATGGGCGCAGACTGGAAAAAATCGTCGAGGTGCTGCAGGAATTCGGCCTCTGGCTGAAGGCGCGGCCGGCAGCTTAA
- a CDS encoding GAF domain-containing protein, translated as MATPEFERNRLSPATLLALIDAQRDLARIGPDFAAVMDMASAEAARLTGAEGAVIELLEGEEIVYRAACGLAEPQLGLRMAVKGSLSGLCLTSKSTAICHDSEEDPRVNVAACRRVGLRSMVIVPLLFGEHAAGVLKLLWSAPRPFDQDEAAIARILADMIAALMHHAALQGEEQLRRQVTRDAASGAATRSFLFEQLRARLDEAEKKSGHVGIMLMRVDGLDRGTRERLGNEFPQMLAEIVRRLSAECRPSDVIGRIGLNEFAVIFSVAGRRSVVQSQVTRIGQMIASRPLLLQQKLSFDLSLNFGHALYPEDGTGLMEFMGSALAALAACPDQERRDLSLRPDALRALS; from the coding sequence GTGGCCACCCCTGAGTTTGAGCGCAACAGGCTTTCCCCTGCCACCTTGCTGGCGCTGATCGACGCGCAGCGGGATCTGGCCCGCATTGGTCCCGACTTTGCCGCCGTGATGGATATGGCGTCGGCCGAGGCGGCCCGCCTTACCGGTGCCGAGGGGGCCGTGATCGAGCTGCTGGAAGGCGAGGAAATCGTCTACCGCGCGGCCTGTGGCCTGGCCGAGCCGCAACTGGGCTTGCGCATGGCGGTCAAGGGCAGCCTGTCCGGCCTGTGCCTGACCAGCAAGAGCACCGCCATCTGCCACGATTCCGAAGAAGACCCGCGCGTCAACGTGGCGGCCTGCCGCCGCGTCGGACTGCGTTCCATGGTTATTGTTCCTCTGCTGTTCGGCGAGCACGCGGCGGGCGTGCTCAAGCTGCTGTGGAGCGCACCGCGCCCCTTCGACCAGGACGAAGCCGCCATCGCCCGCATCCTGGCCGATATGATCGCGGCGCTGATGCACCATGCCGCCCTGCAGGGCGAAGAGCAACTGCGGCGCCAGGTCACGCGCGATGCGGCCAGCGGCGCGGCCACCCGTTCCTTCCTTTTCGAGCAGTTGCGCGCGCGCCTGGATGAGGCGGAGAAGAAGAGCGGCCATGTTGGCATCATGTTGATGCGTGTCGATGGCCTGGACCGCGGAACGCGCGAGCGGCTGGGCAACGAGTTCCCGCAGATGCTGGCCGAAATCGTACGCCGCCTGAGCGCCGAATGCCGCCCCAGCGACGTGATCGGGCGTATTGGGCTGAACGAGTTTGCCGTGATCTTCAGCGTTGCCGGCCGCCGCAGCGTGGTGCAAAGCCAGGTCACGCGCATTGGCCAGATGATCGCATCGCGGCCCTTGCTGCTGCAGCAGAAGCTGAGTTTCGACCTGAGCCTGAACTTCGGCCATGCCCTGTATCCGGAGGACGGAACCGGCTTGATGGAATTCATGGGCAGCGCGCTGGCGGCGCTGGCGGCCTGCCCCGACCAGGAGCGCCGGGATCTGAGCCTGCGGCCGGATGCGCTGCGCGCCCTGTCTTAA
- a CDS encoding LytTR family DNA-binding domain-containing protein: MRIIIVDDEILARGVVREYLAEHGDVEIVAECGNGFEAVKAITELEPDLVLLDIQMPKLDGFEVAELVNGKTRFIFATAFDQYAIKAFEVRAIDYLLKPFSQQRFDQALANARASLGAPQAPAVEEVVREMAANRARPLGRILIRDGARVHVIPSEKVDFIEAQDDYVQIHTEGKSFLKNQRLSELEAQLEADKFLRIHRSYLLNIECVSRIEQASKDSHVAVLKDGRKLPISRSGYQKIRGIMQ, translated from the coding sequence ATGCGCATCATTATTGTGGACGATGAAATTCTGGCGCGCGGCGTGGTGCGTGAATATCTGGCCGAACATGGCGATGTGGAGATCGTGGCCGAATGCGGCAATGGTTTCGAGGCGGTGAAGGCGATCACGGAGCTGGAGCCGGACCTGGTTTTGCTCGATATCCAGATGCCCAAGCTGGATGGCTTTGAAGTGGCGGAGCTGGTCAACGGCAAGACCCGCTTCATCTTTGCCACCGCCTTTGACCAGTATGCGATCAAGGCTTTTGAAGTGCGCGCCATCGACTATCTGCTCAAGCCTTTCAGCCAGCAGCGCTTCGACCAGGCGCTGGCCAATGCGCGTGCCAGTCTCGGCGCGCCGCAGGCGCCGGCGGTGGAGGAGGTGGTGCGCGAGATGGCGGCCAATCGCGCCCGGCCGCTGGGCCGCATCCTGATCCGCGACGGCGCGCGCGTGCATGTGATCCCGAGCGAGAAGGTGGACTTCATCGAGGCCCAGGACGACTATGTGCAAATCCATACGGAAGGCAAATCCTTCCTCAAGAACCAGCGCCTGTCGGAACTGGAGGCCCAGCTCGAAGCCGATAAATTCCTGCGCATCCACCGTTCCTATTTATTGAATATCGAATGCGTGAGCCGCATCGAACAGGCCAGCAAGGATAGCCATGTGGCCGTGCTGAAGGACGGCCGCAAGCTGCCTATCAGCCGCAGCGGCTACCAGAAAATACGCGGCATCATGCAGTAG
- a CDS encoding histidine kinase, with protein sequence MALYLLVWVILGAALAGFTMVYTQARGVNALLFALPSTLVYAISAGFSSYYLCRANPLGERKLLSIVFGLSVASVLAGFLWTALAEMWNELCQLPGASWAGVTLSPGLTALLFVFGTLLYGLMAAVNYLAMEFMRARHAERRELESRLLAQEAELRMLRTQIDPHFLFNSLNSISALTSQNPKGARAMTLQLAGFFRQSLGMEAHRKVSLQEEMALIRHFLAVEQVRFGERLTVEEALDKEVLDCLVPPMIIQPLVENAVKHGISQLPEGGRVTIAAWRDGSRLRITVSNDMDEYQPPGRSKGIGLNNVRQRLAATYQQEARVEWGARDKHFNVEIIMPVETGGE encoded by the coding sequence ATGGCGCTGTACCTGCTGGTCTGGGTTATCCTGGGCGCGGCGCTGGCGGGCTTCACCATGGTGTATACGCAGGCCAGGGGCGTGAATGCCCTGCTGTTTGCCTTGCCATCCACCCTGGTCTACGCCATCAGCGCCGGTTTCTCGTCCTACTATCTGTGCCGCGCCAATCCGCTGGGCGAGCGCAAGCTGCTCTCCATCGTGTTCGGCCTGAGCGTGGCCTCGGTGCTGGCGGGCTTTCTGTGGACGGCGCTGGCGGAAATGTGGAACGAGTTATGCCAGCTGCCAGGCGCGAGCTGGGCCGGCGTGACGCTCTCGCCGGGCTTGACCGCGCTGCTGTTCGTCTTCGGCACCCTGCTGTATGGCTTGATGGCGGCGGTGAATTATCTGGCGATGGAGTTCATGCGCGCCCGCCATGCGGAAAGGCGCGAGCTGGAATCCAGGCTGCTGGCGCAGGAAGCCGAGCTGCGCATGCTGCGCACCCAGATCGATCCCCATTTCCTGTTCAACAGCCTGAATTCGATCAGCGCGCTGACTTCGCAAAACCCCAAGGGCGCGCGTGCCATGACCTTGCAGCTGGCCGGCTTTTTCCGCCAGAGCCTGGGCATGGAAGCGCACCGCAAGGTGAGCTTGCAGGAAGAGATGGCCTTGATCCGCCATTTCCTGGCCGTCGAGCAGGTGCGCTTCGGCGAGCGCCTGACGGTTGAAGAGGCGCTGGACAAGGAGGTGCTGGACTGTCTGGTGCCGCCGATGATCATCCAGCCCCTGGTGGAAAACGCCGTCAAGCACGGCATCAGCCAGTTGCCGGAAGGCGGCCGCGTCACCATTGCCGCCTGGCGCGATGGTTCGCGCCTGCGCATCACGGTCAGCAACGATATGGACGAATACCAGCCGCCGGGCCGCAGCAAGGGCATAGGCCTGAACAATGTGCGCCAGCGTCTGGCCGCCACCTACCAGCAGGAAGCGCGGGTGGAGTGGGGGGCGCGCGATAAGCATTTCAATGTGGAGATCATCATGCCGGTGGAAACGGGCGGGGAATAA
- a CDS encoding LiaI-LiaF-like domain-containing protein codes for MHRNRPNAPASQILLGVAVIVIGFLFLLDNLGWMDINYSIHFWPVILIVAGALKISQSRASSGSLVGVLLLAAGGLLLLKGMGLIYLSWRMLAPLLLIGAGIMVVFRSVQRPRASDGSPYSLKDGHGEESLNIMAILGGYKRRISSQDFRGGEVTALMAGCELDLRDASIEGEAVLHVFSMFGGITIDVPTDWTVILEGTPILGGFEERTSGGQGSNKRLIVRGYSIMGGLEIRN; via the coding sequence ATGCACCGCAACCGCCCCAACGCTCCGGCGAGCCAGATCCTGCTCGGTGTCGCGGTCATCGTCATCGGCTTCCTGTTCCTGCTCGATAATCTGGGCTGGATGGATATTAATTACAGCATCCACTTCTGGCCGGTGATCCTGATCGTGGCCGGGGCGCTGAAAATCTCGCAATCGCGCGCCAGTTCCGGCTCGCTGGTCGGCGTGCTGCTGCTGGCGGCGGGCGGCCTGCTGCTGTTGAAAGGCATGGGCCTGATTTACCTGAGCTGGCGCATGCTGGCGCCGTTGCTGCTGATCGGCGCCGGCATCATGGTGGTGTTCCGCTCGGTCCAGCGTCCGCGGGCGTCCGATGGTTCCCCATATAGCCTGAAGGACGGCCATGGCGAAGAATCCCTCAACATCATGGCCATTCTCGGCGGCTACAAGCGCCGCATTTCGAGCCAGGATTTCCGTGGCGGCGAAGTCACCGCCTTGATGGCCGGCTGCGAACTGGATTTGCGCGACGCCTCGATCGAAGGCGAGGCGGTGCTGCACGTCTTCAGCATGTTCGGCGGCATCACCATCGACGTGCCCACCGATTGGACCGTGATACTGGAGGGTACGCCCATTCTCGGCGGCTTTGAAGAGCGTACCAGCGGCGGCCAGGGCAGCAATAAGCGCCTGATCGTGCGTGGCTATTCCATCATGGGCGGGCTGGAAATCCGCAACTGA